The Enterobacter asburiae sequence TCCCGGTGATAAAGCGGTAACATTAAATACGGCGGCAAACGACCGCCTTGCCGGGGCGGTAAGAAATCACCCGGATCGCTTCGCGGCATTTGCCACACTTCCCTGGGCACAGCCGGAAGAGGCTGAAAAAGAGCTTGTCCGCGCAGTTGAAAAACTGGGGTTTAAGGGGGCTCTTCTGAATGGCCGACCCTCTTCATGCTTTCTCGATCATCCTGACTATGACTCCCTGCTTTCCCGCTTTAATAAACTGAATGTGCCACTCTATCTTCATCCCGGATTACCGGTTAAAAGCGTGCAACAGGCCTACTTCACGGGCTTCAATGCAGAGGTCAACGCCCGGCTCTCCATGTTTGGCTGGGGCTGGCATCACGAAGCCGGGATCCATTTGTTACGGCTGATGTTATCGGGCGCATTTGATAAATATCCCCACCTGCAGGTAATCAGTGGCCACTGGGGGGAGATGCTGCCCTTCTGGCTGCAGCGTCTTGATGACAGCCTTCCGCTGGCTGCAACGGGTCTGTCACGCACGCTAACGAGAACCTTCCAGGAGCACGTTTACGTTACCCCGTCAGGTATGCTGACACTGCCGCACTTCCAGTTTATCTACGCGTTAATGGGGGCAGACAGGATCCTGTTCTCCGTTGATTACCCCTATCAGACCCTGGACGGTGTAAAAACATTTATCGACAGTCTGCCCGTCAACAAGGCTGAAAAAGAGGCCATCGCGTTTCGCAATGCAGAACGTTTACTGGGCATCACGGCGTAGTTCACGGGTTCATGATGACCGGGCACAATGAAATCCGTCGACCATTATTAGTTTTTGTCTAAAAGTGAATGAGCCTTTACTGCTCTAAAAAAAATAATGGTGTCACTCTATACTGGGTTAAAAATCCACCAGCCTCTTTAACGTATTGAAATGAAAAATATCCTTGTTATTTCAGGTCATCCTGAGCTGAACCATTCCGTCGCCAACGCCACTATCCTTGATGAAGTGGCAACCGCCCTTCCCGATGCTGAAATTCGTCGTCTGGACTGGCTCTATCCGGACGGCAAATTCAATATCGCTGCGGAGCAGGAAAGCCTGCTCAGGGCCGATGTGATTGTCTGGCAGTTTCCTTTTTCCTGGTATGGGCTGCCCGGGTTAATGAAACAATGGCTGGACGAGGTCTTTGTCCACGGCTTCGCGCATGGCTCAACGGCGAAACTGGGCGGTAAAAAGCTGATCCTCTCCTTCACTACAGGGGCGCCACAGGCGCTCTATACCGCTGACGGTTTCTTTGGCCATGCCATTGAAGAGTATCTTATTCCGTTCGAGACCACGGCAAAACTGTGCAATCTTGAGCTGCTGGCGCCGGTTTATACCTGCGGTATCAGCTATGCCGACCGGGATGCCGACAAAATCGCGCAGCATAAAACGCTTGCCCGGGAACATGCTTCAAGGCTTGTCGATCTGCTTAATTCCGTCGTGAATAATCCAGAGGGAGAATAACGATGCAGTATACCCGGCTCGGTAAAAGTGACTTACTGGTCTCCCGCATCTGTATGGGATGTATGGGGTTTGGCGACCCGTTAACGGGCCAGCATCGCTGGACGCTGGACGAAACAGCAAGCCGGGACATCATCCGCTACGGTCTCGAAAAGGGTATCAATTTTTACGATACCGCCATCGCCTATCAGAACGGCTCCAGCGAGCGATACGTTGGCCGGGCGCTGCGGGAGATGGCAAAACGCGAGGATGTGGTGCTGGCCACCAAGTTTCTGCCGCGAACCGCCGCGCAAATCGCCGCGGGGATCGGCGGAAAAGAGGCAATAGCCCGATCGCTCGACCAGAGCCTGCAAAATCTGGGGATGGACTACATCGACCTCTACATCTACCACATCTGGGATTACAACACGCCCGTTATTGAGGTGCTTGAAGCGCTTCATGCCGCCGTTACTGCGGGCAAAGTGCGCGCTATTGGTATTTCCAATTGCTATGCCTGGCAGCTTGCGAAAGCGAACGCCCTTGCCGAACGCGAAGGGCTGACGCCCTTTGTTTCCGTGCAAAGCCACTACAACCTGATTATGCGTGAAGATGAACGAGAGCTCTTCGGTCTGTGCGCTGAAGATGATATCGCCATGACCCCCTATAGCGCGGTGGCCAGCGGTCGTCTCTCCCGGAAAGAAGGCCACACGCGGCGAGCCACGGAGGATGATTATGCGCGCGGGAAATATGACAGCACGGCTGAACAGGATCGGCTCATTATTGAGCGTGTCGCCGAACTTGCCGAACGGCATCAGGTGTCCATGACGGAAATCTCACTCGCCTGGCTGCTGACAAAAGTCACGTCACCTGTCGTAGGGGCCACAAAAAAAGATCACGTCGATGGCGCGGTAAACGCCGTAAATCTTCAACTGAGCCCGGAGGAAATCCGGTTTCTGGAAGAAACCTACCAGCCGCACGTTCTGACGGGGATCATGGCGCAAAACACGCCGCAAACGAAAGACGTTAAGCAGGTCTGGACGCGGTAGCAAACAGTAATTTTAGTAAAAGGATCAACGTGAAAAAGCCCCTTATGTTTTTAATTTGTATGCTAATAAGCAGCCCTGTCTTTGCAACAAAACCGGACACGCAGAATAAGCCCGTGATGAATATCTTTGAGCTCGGCGTCAAGCACGATCGGGACAAAGAGTTTGAAGACGTGGCCAGGCAGACGATTTCCGCTTCGGTTGATCATGAAGCAGGTACGCTGGCGATGTACGCCCTGCAACGAAGCGACAATCCACGTCAGGCATTCATGGTCGAACTCTATGAAAACGAGCGTGCTTACCGCAAACATCTGAATGCTGAACCGTACAAGGCATTCGCTGCCCGGGCACCTGACATTATCGATCGGAAAAATAAAATCACTCTGGAGCCCCAATTTCTGGGGGACAAACACATCCTACCGAATGAGCGAACCATTAATAATCTGGTGATCGTTGATGTAAAGCCTGAATTTCAGACCGAATTTAAAAACATCGTTCTGCCTGAAATGGCTGAGTCGCTCAACGTTGAGAAAGGCGTGTTAGCCATGTATGCCGCTACAGACTCACAGACGCCAAACCGCTGGTATTTCTATGAGGTTTACGCCAGTGAGGAAGCGTATCAACTGCACCGACAAACGCCACACTTCCGGGACTATCTCAGGCAAACGGCGCATATGAGCGCCAGTAAGGACGCTATCCCGGTAAAACCGGTATTTCTTCATAACAAAGGCGGAATCAAACAGGATCCGCACCGTTGACCAGTGAGGATTAACATGAAAAGCGTAATTGCAGTGGCGGCCATGTCGCTTGTTATTTCTGATTTTGCTAATGCTGAGGAAACAAGAGGTAAAGCTATGATGAAAATTGAACCTTCAGCGACTCCTGAAGCTGATATTCGTTCTGTCTCACCGGCTCTTGCCCGCTTTGGTCGAGAAG is a genomic window containing:
- a CDS encoding aldo/keto reductase; its protein translation is MQYTRLGKSDLLVSRICMGCMGFGDPLTGQHRWTLDETASRDIIRYGLEKGINFYDTAIAYQNGSSERYVGRALREMAKREDVVLATKFLPRTAAQIAAGIGGKEAIARSLDQSLQNLGMDYIDLYIYHIWDYNTPVIEVLEALHAAVTAGKVRAIGISNCYAWQLAKANALAEREGLTPFVSVQSHYNLIMREDERELFGLCAEDDIAMTPYSAVASGRLSRKEGHTRRATEDDYARGKYDSTAEQDRLIIERVAELAERHQVSMTEISLAWLLTKVTSPVVGATKKDHVDGAVNAVNLQLSPEEIRFLEETYQPHVLTGIMAQNTPQTKDVKQVWTR
- a CDS encoding amidohydrolase codes for the protein MKIICLEEHYLDSELGRACMPVALEQAPFLGDWGKTVADGHNPDRSRPQIEKNALINAKGADLGSRRLRDMDDAGITLQILSVGGFPQLAPGDKAVTLNTAANDRLAGAVRNHPDRFAAFATLPWAQPEEAEKELVRAVEKLGFKGALLNGRPSSCFLDHPDYDSLLSRFNKLNVPLYLHPGLPVKSVQQAYFTGFNAEVNARLSMFGWGWHHEAGIHLLRLMLSGAFDKYPHLQVISGHWGEMLPFWLQRLDDSLPLAATGLSRTLTRTFQEHVYVTPSGMLTLPHFQFIYALMGADRILFSVDYPYQTLDGVKTFIDSLPVNKAEKEAIAFRNAERLLGITA
- a CDS encoding antibiotic biosynthesis monooxygenase encodes the protein MLISSPVFATKPDTQNKPVMNIFELGVKHDRDKEFEDVARQTISASVDHEAGTLAMYALQRSDNPRQAFMVELYENERAYRKHLNAEPYKAFAARAPDIIDRKNKITLEPQFLGDKHILPNERTINNLVIVDVKPEFQTEFKNIVLPEMAESLNVEKGVLAMYAATDSQTPNRWYFYEVYASEEAYQLHRQTPHFRDYLRQTAHMSASKDAIPVKPVFLHNKGGIKQDPHR
- a CDS encoding NAD(P)H-dependent oxidoreductase — encoded protein: MKNILVISGHPELNHSVANATILDEVATALPDAEIRRLDWLYPDGKFNIAAEQESLLRADVIVWQFPFSWYGLPGLMKQWLDEVFVHGFAHGSTAKLGGKKLILSFTTGAPQALYTADGFFGHAIEEYLIPFETTAKLCNLELLAPVYTCGISYADRDADKIAQHKTLAREHASRLVDLLNSVVNNPEGE